A stretch of Methanosphaerula palustris E1-9c DNA encodes these proteins:
- the fdhF gene encoding formate dehydrogenase subunit alpha produces MSTTESETLKYVPTTCPYCGVGCGLNLVVKDDKVVGVEPYKRTPVNQGKLCPKGATCWEHVHSPDRLTTPLIKKDGKFVEASWDEALDLVASKMKETSDKYGPHGLGFQVSCRTPNEECYLLQKLARMAFKTNNVDNCARICHGPSVAGLSLSFGSGAATNSFADLLNTDLIFMMGSNAVEAHPLAARRIVQAHQKGAKLIVADPRYTPTARLADTYLRYNPSTHIALLNSMMYWIIKEGKHDTAFIEKRTKGFEDLKKTVENYADAEAIHGVPLETVKKIAFEYADAKNAVIIYCLGITEQTTGTDNVRSLGNLAMLCGNIGREGVGVNPYRGQNNVQGACDMGAYPNVFSGYQKVADPAARKKMEEAWGVTDLPDWYGTTLTEQINACGDEIKSMFIFALNPVVTYPNTNHVIESLKKLDFLVVQDIFMTETAQYADVILPGACFAEKDGTFTSAERRVNRVRKAVPPPGDAKADWEIFSMLGQKLGLKGFEFTSAEEIWDDMRKVTPSMFGITYERMEKPESVHWPCPTVEHPGTPILHKERFGSEDGLGTFFGLEYRQPAEVADAEYPFTLMTGRLIFHYHSRSQTGRAAVLDYEVPEGYVQINPEDAKELGIANGDKVLLKSRRGEVESHARVTDEIGKGVLYMAMHFGNASANMLTNTALDPLSKMPELKHCGVSIQKVTEAN; encoded by the coding sequence ATGAGTACAACCGAATCAGAGACACTGAAATATGTACCCACCACCTGCCCGTACTGTGGCGTTGGTTGCGGGCTTAACCTCGTCGTCAAGGACGACAAGGTGGTAGGCGTGGAGCCCTACAAGCGGACTCCAGTGAACCAGGGCAAACTCTGTCCAAAGGGTGCAACCTGTTGGGAACATGTCCACAGCCCAGATCGACTCACCACCCCACTGATCAAGAAGGATGGGAAGTTCGTCGAGGCCTCATGGGATGAGGCGCTGGACCTGGTCGCGAGCAAGATGAAGGAGACCTCAGACAAGTATGGGCCCCACGGCTTAGGGTTCCAGGTCTCATGCCGCACCCCCAACGAGGAGTGCTACCTGCTCCAGAAACTGGCCAGGATGGCCTTCAAGACCAACAACGTCGACAACTGCGCGAGGATCTGCCATGGTCCGTCGGTCGCAGGGCTTTCGCTCTCGTTTGGTTCAGGAGCGGCCACCAACTCGTTCGCCGACCTGCTCAACACGGACCTGATCTTCATGATGGGGTCGAACGCAGTCGAGGCACATCCACTCGCAGCACGCAGGATCGTCCAGGCCCACCAGAAGGGTGCTAAGCTGATCGTGGCTGACCCACGGTACACCCCGACAGCCAGACTGGCCGACACCTACCTTCGGTACAACCCCTCCACACACATCGCCCTGCTCAACTCGATGATGTACTGGATCATTAAGGAAGGTAAGCACGACACTGCGTTCATCGAAAAGAGGACCAAGGGCTTTGAAGACCTGAAGAAGACGGTGGAGAACTACGCCGATGCAGAAGCAATCCATGGTGTCCCGCTCGAGACGGTCAAGAAGATCGCCTTCGAGTATGCTGACGCCAAGAACGCCGTGATCATCTACTGCCTCGGGATCACCGAGCAAACTACCGGAACAGACAATGTCCGTTCACTCGGTAACCTCGCCATGCTCTGCGGCAATATCGGCCGGGAGGGTGTTGGTGTCAACCCATACCGTGGACAGAACAATGTCCAGGGTGCCTGCGACATGGGAGCATATCCAAACGTATTCTCAGGATATCAAAAGGTTGCAGACCCTGCAGCACGGAAGAAGATGGAGGAGGCCTGGGGGGTCACCGACCTGCCAGACTGGTACGGTACCACCCTGACCGAGCAGATCAACGCCTGTGGCGACGAGATCAAGTCCATGTTCATCTTTGCCCTGAACCCGGTCGTCACGTATCCAAACACCAACCATGTGATCGAATCCTTAAAGAAACTCGACTTCCTGGTGGTTCAGGACATCTTCATGACCGAGACCGCTCAGTATGCCGATGTGATCCTGCCAGGGGCATGCTTTGCCGAGAAGGACGGCACATTCACCAGCGCAGAACGGCGTGTGAACCGTGTTCGCAAGGCAGTACCACCACCTGGTGACGCCAAGGCCGACTGGGAGATCTTCTCCATGCTCGGACAGAAACTCGGCTTAAAAGGATTCGAATTCACCTCAGCCGAGGAGATCTGGGACGACATGCGGAAGGTCACCCCTTCGATGTTCGGGATCACCTACGAGCGGATGGAGAAGCCGGAGTCTGTACACTGGCCATGCCCAACGGTCGAGCACCCTGGCACCCCGATCCTGCACAAGGAACGGTTCGGATCAGAAGACGGACTTGGAACCTTCTTCGGGCTTGAATACAGGCAGCCGGCAGAGGTAGCTGACGCTGAGTACCCCTTCACCTTGATGACCGGGAGACTGATCTTCCATTATCATTCCCGCTCCCAGACAGGACGGGCAGCAGTGCTGGACTACGAAGTTCCAGAAGGTTATGTCCAGATCAACCCTGAGGACGCGAAAGAACTCGGGATCGCAAACGGCGATAAGGTCCTCCTCAAAAGCAGGAGAGGTGAAGTCGAATCCCACGCCAGAGTGACCGACGAAATTGGCAAGGGCGTTCTTTACATGGCGATGCACTTTGGAAACGCTTCGGCGAACATGCTCACCAACACGGCACTCGACCCATTATCCAAGATGCCGGAGTTGAAGCACTGTGGTGTTTCGATTCAGAAAGTAACGGAGGCGAACTGA
- a CDS encoding FmdE family protein: MALCGEFHTYPAPGLIIGVSMVEYARELLSIRPGEKIYAVCETPKCLPDALQVILHCTCGNNRLRIVRAGRFAFTVNRASEESMARGFRIFVDQEKLKTWPTLLAWFTHDSCFDKKTMTDRLFEEILTAGQQILSSERVRVPVHKKEWWSTKICESCGQMVPSTFMSGGVCAACADKYYELE, encoded by the coding sequence ATGGCACTGTGTGGGGAGTTCCACACCTATCCAGCACCAGGGCTGATCATTGGGGTCTCTATGGTCGAGTATGCCCGTGAACTGCTCTCGATCCGGCCTGGGGAGAAGATCTATGCGGTCTGTGAGACACCCAAGTGTCTGCCCGACGCTCTTCAGGTGATCCTGCACTGCACCTGTGGCAACAACCGGTTGCGGATCGTTCGGGCCGGGCGGTTCGCGTTCACTGTCAACCGGGCGTCTGAGGAGTCAATGGCACGGGGCTTCAGGATCTTTGTCGACCAGGAGAAACTGAAGACCTGGCCGACGCTGCTGGCCTGGTTCACTCATGACTCCTGCTTTGATAAGAAGACGATGACGGACCGCCTCTTTGAAGAGATCCTGACTGCCGGCCAGCAGATCCTCTCCAGTGAACGGGTCAGGGTGCCGGTTCATAAGAAGGAGTGGTGGTCAACGAAGATCTGTGAGTCCTGCGGGCAGATGGTCCCGTCCACCTTTATGTCTGGGGGTGTATGTGCTGCGTGTGCAGACAAATACTATGAACTGGAGTGA